From Planococcus halocryophilus, the proteins below share one genomic window:
- a CDS encoding amidohydrolase, which yields MGTAVWIKNVLLEEGLSTSSNNSLETHTALYHLKIEGGKITEKKLATEPIETGIKTMDAKGLLGLPSFKEMHNHLDKTYLSLDWKACQPVSNLKQRLNLESIELEELSETVEQRATAMIQLLQSKGATHIRTHVNIDPYIGLKNLEGIRSVLEAHSDKLSYEIVAFPQHGLLNGDVPGLMKKAMRSGATMVGGLDPAGIDRNIEKSLDMMMNIATEFDADIDIHLHDSGQVGYYTTEKLIELTKQAQWQNRVAVSHAFNLGESPIAQQEKIAKELAEVGMAIMSTVPITKTMPPVALLDQQGVNVHFGCDGFYDSWSPYGSGDLLEKASLYSEVYRKSDERGLANSLKFITNGITPLSDTGDVVWPTVGDEADFVFVEASCSAEAVARTPERKAVVFRGKLVYGEL from the coding sequence ATGGGTACAGCAGTATGGATAAAAAATGTACTTTTAGAAGAGGGTCTTAGTACAAGCTCCAACAACTCACTGGAAACACACACTGCCCTTTATCACTTAAAGATTGAAGGTGGTAAAATCACAGAAAAAAAACTTGCGACTGAACCAATTGAAACTGGCATAAAAACGATGGATGCTAAAGGGCTACTCGGCCTGCCTTCTTTTAAAGAAATGCACAATCATTTAGATAAAACTTATCTTTCGCTCGACTGGAAAGCTTGCCAGCCTGTTTCAAATTTAAAACAGCGGTTGAACTTAGAATCAATTGAACTAGAAGAGCTTTCTGAAACAGTGGAACAGCGTGCCACTGCAATGATTCAATTACTCCAGTCAAAAGGTGCGACCCATATTCGAACTCACGTAAATATTGATCCATATATTGGCCTTAAAAATCTAGAAGGCATACGCTCGGTATTAGAAGCTCATTCCGATAAGCTCAGTTACGAGATTGTAGCGTTCCCCCAACACGGGCTATTAAATGGAGATGTTCCTGGATTAATGAAAAAAGCGATGCGTTCAGGTGCGACAATGGTTGGTGGATTAGACCCAGCTGGTATCGATAGAAACATTGAAAAGTCACTCGATATGATGATGAATATAGCGACTGAATTCGATGCCGATATCGATATTCATCTACATGACAGTGGACAAGTCGGTTATTATACGACCGAAAAGCTAATTGAATTAACAAAACAAGCACAATGGCAAAATCGTGTCGCGGTCAGTCATGCTTTTAACTTGGGTGAATCACCAATTGCTCAGCAAGAGAAAATAGCAAAAGAATTAGCAGAAGTCGGAATGGCTATTATGTCTACTGTGCCAATTACAAAAACAATGCCACCTGTAGCACTACTGGATCAACAAGGTGTTAATGTTCATTTTGGATGTGACGGATTTTATGATTCTTGGTCGCCATATGGCTCAGGAGATTTGCTAGAAAAAGCCTCACTGTACAGTGAAGTTTATCGGAAAAGTGACGAACGCGGCTTGGCCAATTCATTGAAGTTTATAACAAATGGAATTACTCCTTTATCCGATACAGGAGATGTGGTGTGGCCAACTGTTGGCGACGAAGCAGACTTTGTTTTTGTAGAAGCCTCATGCTCTGCTGAAGCGGTGGCTCGTACGCCAGAAAGAAAAGCGGTCGTATTCCGTGGGAAGTTAGTATATGGAGAACTTTGA
- a CDS encoding amidohydrolase family protein, with product MKNYWLMNVRLEKGFKRDGNRVTGTETEIVHLEIEKGKIKSISTELPNNYLEKYDAEHQLLLPSLREMHIHIDKTFYSGPWKACTPITNGIFTRLEEEKELLPKLLPTAQERAENMIKLLICNGHTHIRTHCNVDPIIGLKNLEATVQALENYKHTITYDIVAFPQHGLLRSDSVKLMREAMKSGATLVGGVDPATVDRHIERSLSTVFDIAAEHNKGIDLHLHDPDTLGAFTFSRLADYTNQANMQGRVTISHGIALGDLEEDVLTSTLAALRESQIDITTTIPINRPTIPVAKIDQAGIKVSLGHDSITDHWSPFGTGNTIRKLGVLAERFKYSDEYSLNRLLKYATGGITPLNEQGERVWPQIGDTASMILVNASCTAEAIARRADIKAVFFKGQEIKNKLPQMQ from the coding sequence ATGAAAAATTACTGGTTAATGAACGTACGATTGGAAAAAGGTTTTAAAAGAGATGGTAATCGCGTTACCGGAACCGAAACAGAAATTGTCCATTTGGAAATTGAAAAGGGTAAGATTAAGTCTATTTCTACCGAATTGCCAAACAATTATTTAGAAAAATACGATGCTGAACATCAACTTCTTCTGCCTTCCTTACGTGAAATGCATATTCATATCGATAAAACTTTTTATAGCGGACCTTGGAAAGCGTGTACACCTATAACAAATGGTATTTTCACTCGATTAGAAGAAGAAAAAGAGCTATTACCAAAACTACTACCAACTGCACAAGAACGAGCAGAAAACATGATCAAGTTGTTAATTTGCAATGGTCATACGCATATACGCACCCATTGCAACGTCGATCCAATTATTGGATTGAAAAATCTTGAAGCAACCGTACAAGCGCTTGAAAACTACAAACACACAATCACTTACGATATCGTTGCATTTCCACAACATGGTTTGCTTAGAAGCGATTCAGTAAAATTAATGAGAGAAGCGATGAAGAGCGGTGCAACTTTAGTTGGCGGCGTAGATCCAGCAACCGTAGATCGCCATATCGAACGTTCCTTATCAACTGTCTTTGATATAGCTGCCGAACACAATAAAGGCATCGACTTGCACCTTCACGACCCAGATACACTCGGGGCTTTTACATTTAGTCGACTTGCTGACTATACAAACCAAGCAAATATGCAAGGTCGTGTAACAATCAGTCACGGCATAGCTCTGGGTGACTTAGAAGAGGACGTTCTTACATCAACGCTTGCAGCATTACGCGAAAGTCAGATTGATATAACGACAACAATTCCAATTAATCGTCCAACAATTCCAGTTGCAAAAATTGATCAGGCGGGCATCAAGGTTTCGCTTGGCCATGACAGTATTACGGATCACTGGTCGCCATTCGGCACTGGAAATACGATTCGGAAATTAGGAGTCCTTGCAGAACGATTTAAATATAGCGATGAATATTCGTTAAATCGTCTTTTGAAATACGCTACAGGTGGAATAACGCCTCTTAATGAACAAGGAGAAAGAGTATGGCCGCAAATTGGTGATACTGCATCAATGATTCTAGTTAATGCAAGCTGTACAGCAGAGGCAATTGCTAGAAGAGCTGATATAAAAGCTGTCTTTTTTAAAGGGCAAGAAATCAAAAATAAACTGCCGCAAATGCAGTGA
- a CDS encoding glutathione ABC transporter substrate-binding protein: MKRNNFKHVVLGSMLLVVLLLLAACSTNSAQSTEKEVSAGGNSSGGTLNIVRLSDATNLDPHFITDIPSANINYQKVYENLVKPDEDFVLQPSLAKEWTVIDDTTWEFKLNEGIKFHDGATFDAEAVKATFDRLLDPETGSPQREKFSMIKEVKIIDPTTVQLLLEYPYAPLLSILASQEGSILSPKALAEDPESLRDKPVGTGPFVFEEWKSGQEISLTRNEEYWGEKANVDRVVFKVVPEDATRLAMIETGEAHINDQVPVTEIERIEASSTMGLTRTEGLAVEFLGFNTEKAPLNDIRVRKAISHAIERESIISGVYNNVGTLANSAMSPKVFGHSENTKPAEYDLNEAKKLLKEAGAEDLKISLLTSDRKERINMAEVIQSQLKGIGIEVEIQVVEYGTFIEMTNAGEQQMYISGWGNATGDGDYNQYNLFHTASQGPAGNSFYYSNPEVDKLIETAREETDENKRLEIYEELAQIELDDAVYVPIRNYEHMAVHNESVSGYWLNAANYLMIDKVKIAE, translated from the coding sequence ATGAAGAGAAACAATTTTAAGCACGTTGTATTAGGCTCTATGCTACTAGTTGTTCTATTACTACTTGCAGCATGTTCTACCAATTCTGCACAATCAACGGAGAAAGAAGTATCAGCCGGTGGGAACTCATCAGGAGGCACTTTGAATATCGTTCGACTTTCAGATGCTACTAACTTAGATCCGCATTTCATCACGGATATTCCATCTGCGAATATTAACTACCAGAAAGTATATGAAAATTTAGTAAAGCCAGATGAAGATTTCGTACTTCAGCCATCACTTGCTAAAGAATGGACAGTGATTGATGATACAACATGGGAATTCAAATTGAATGAAGGAATCAAGTTCCATGACGGAGCTACTTTTGACGCAGAAGCGGTTAAAGCTACATTCGACCGTCTGCTAGACCCAGAAACAGGTTCGCCACAACGCGAGAAATTTTCAATGATTAAAGAAGTGAAAATAATAGATCCAACGACGGTGCAATTGCTTTTGGAGTACCCATATGCACCACTACTATCTATCTTAGCTAGCCAAGAAGGCAGTATCCTAAGCCCGAAAGCATTAGCGGAAGATCCAGAATCCTTGAGAGATAAGCCAGTTGGAACTGGACCATTTGTCTTTGAAGAGTGGAAGAGTGGTCAAGAAATTTCACTAACTAGAAATGAAGAATACTGGGGTGAAAAAGCAAATGTTGACCGGGTCGTTTTCAAAGTTGTACCAGAAGATGCAACAAGACTAGCGATGATTGAAACAGGAGAAGCACATATTAATGACCAAGTTCCGGTCACTGAAATCGAACGAATTGAAGCTTCTAGCACGATGGGTCTTACACGTACAGAAGGTCTTGCAGTAGAGTTCCTCGGGTTTAATACCGAGAAAGCGCCGTTGAACGATATACGTGTCCGTAAAGCAATCAGTCATGCTATCGAACGCGAATCGATTATCTCAGGTGTATATAACAATGTAGGGACTTTGGCAAACTCGGCGATGAGCCCGAAAGTTTTTGGCCATAGTGAAAATACCAAACCTGCGGAATACGATTTAAACGAAGCGAAAAAATTACTGAAAGAAGCTGGAGCAGAGGACTTAAAAATTTCATTACTGACAAGCGATAGAAAAGAACGTATCAATATGGCAGAAGTCATTCAGTCTCAATTAAAAGGAATTGGCATTGAAGTAGAAATTCAGGTAGTCGAATACGGTACGTTTATTGAAATGACAAATGCTGGAGAGCAGCAAATGTATATTAGCGGTTGGGGTAATGCGACGGGTGATGGCGACTACAATCAATACAACCTGTTCCATACGGCGTCACAAGGACCTGCTGGTAACTCTTTTTACTACAGCAATCCAGAAGTAGACAAATTGATTGAAACAGCACGTGAAGAAACAGACGAGAACAAGCGATTAGAAATTTATGAAGAACTAGCACAAATAGAGCTTGACGATGCCGTATACGTACCCATTCGTAATTACGAGCATATGGCAGTGCACAACGAGAGTGTTAGTGGCTACTGGTTAAATGCTGCAAACTATTTAATGATCGATAAAGTGAAAATAGCTGAATAA
- a CDS encoding ABC transporter permease has translation MKIEMDKEKPLLVTQTIDHPRQSVFGNFLSVFMENKAAVVGGLIILFYIFIAVFAPVLAPYHPHDINLDNKLIPPSMEHWMGTDDKGRDILSRILYGSRLSMGVGFAAVIFGGFFGITLGLIAGYYGKWLDTIIMRCMDVLLAFPGILLALAIVSALGPSLINVTIAVGAFSVPLFARIVRGSTLEVKQLEYIDAIRSLGARDGTIIFKHILPNILSPIIVQGTLRVATAILSAAGLSFLGLGAQPPSSEWGTMLSSGRDFLFTAPYIAIFPGLAIAFLVLGFNIFGDGLRDAFDPRMKK, from the coding sequence ATGAAAATTGAAATGGACAAAGAAAAACCATTACTTGTTACACAAACAATCGATCACCCGAGGCAATCCGTATTTGGCAACTTCTTGTCTGTCTTTATGGAGAACAAAGCTGCAGTTGTAGGAGGCCTCATTATTCTCTTCTATATCTTCATTGCAGTTTTCGCACCTGTTTTAGCTCCTTATCATCCACACGATATCAATTTGGACAATAAACTGATTCCTCCATCAATGGAACATTGGATGGGTACAGATGATAAAGGAAGAGATATCCTTAGCCGTATTCTTTATGGATCTAGGTTGTCGATGGGGGTAGGTTTTGCGGCTGTTATCTTTGGTGGATTTTTTGGTATCACTCTAGGATTAATCGCCGGATATTACGGCAAATGGTTGGACACTATTATTATGCGTTGCATGGACGTGCTCTTAGCTTTCCCAGGAATTCTACTAGCACTTGCAATCGTCAGTGCATTAGGACCAAGCCTAATCAACGTAACAATTGCAGTTGGAGCCTTTTCAGTTCCTCTGTTTGCACGAATAGTAAGAGGTTCTACATTAGAAGTAAAACAACTGGAATACATTGACGCGATTCGTTCACTTGGTGCAAGAGACGGTACGATTATTTTCAAACATATTCTTCCTAACATCTTGTCACCCATTATTGTTCAAGGAACATTACGAGTAGCAACAGCGATTCTGTCAGCTGCAGGTTTATCTTTCTTAGGATTAGGTGCTCAGCCACCCTCTTCAGAATGGGGAACGATGCTCAGTAGCGGACGAGATTTTCTTTTCACCGCTCCATATATCGCTATCTTCCCAGGTCTTGCTATCGCATTTCTCGTTCTTGGCTTTAACATCTTCGGTGATGGTTTACGTGATGCATTTGATCCACGTATGAAAAAATAA
- a CDS encoding sensor histidine kinase, protein MLTIEAFSLYILICVLAPLIGAFTLLFLFVFEKRIDLIEKEKNEIALENELQKALYNQLNQEIQPHFFFNTMNSILSLARLERKEELIYSIETFSKLLKHKYKTNTTFITVEDELSYVISYLDIQKIRFRERLDYQIDVEPAVQKAITLPFLIQTLVENAFKHSFEKKAGKAELQIVISKQDSMLCILVANSLPNEEQQRSSDDGTGLSNISKRLNLLFPDDEKFLGITHSNDWTTVKVLFPLVYQIDLKE, encoded by the coding sequence ATGCTGACGATAGAAGCTTTTTCCCTTTATATTTTAATATGTGTACTTGCCCCACTTATAGGTGCCTTCACATTATTATTTTTGTTTGTTTTTGAAAAACGGATTGATTTGATTGAAAAAGAAAAGAATGAAATTGCTTTAGAGAACGAATTACAAAAAGCTCTCTACAATCAACTAAATCAAGAAATACAACCTCATTTCTTTTTTAATACCATGAATTCGATTTTAAGTCTGGCTCGACTTGAACGAAAAGAAGAACTGATTTATTCAATCGAGACATTCTCAAAGCTTTTAAAGCATAAATATAAAACAAACACTACATTCATTACGGTTGAGGACGAATTATCGTACGTCATTTCTTATTTAGATATCCAAAAAATTCGCTTTCGAGAACGGCTCGATTATCAAATCGATGTTGAGCCAGCTGTCCAAAAAGCCATCACGCTGCCTTTTTTAATTCAAACACTCGTTGAAAATGCCTTTAAGCATTCTTTCGAGAAAAAAGCCGGAAAAGCTGAACTTCAAATAGTCATCTCAAAGCAAGACTCTATGCTGTGCATCCTTGTTGCTAACAGTCTACCAAACGAAGAACAGCAACGTTCATCTGACGATGGGACCGGCCTTTCTAATATTTCTAAAAGGTTGAATTTATTGTTTCCAGATGATGAAAAATTCCTTGGCATAACGCATTCAAATGACTGGACGACCGTAAAAGTACTATTTCCACTTGTTTATCAAATAGATTTAAAGGAGTGA
- a CDS encoding response regulator transcription factor, producing MNILLVDDEPLELEQMEYLINKNFPMWDIYKAQDASQAMKIVSHSDIFLAFLDIQLPGKTGLELAKELKAVSDADIVMVTAYQSFEYAHTALRLGVVDYITKPVIEEDLVKVLNNYSQLTHYSHQIQQSIKLIHQNYEEKITLHFLATKIHINPAYLSRKFQEEVGVGFSEYVNNYRLMMAKKMLIDRPEASIGEVSEKCGFNSQHYFSQMFRKETGLSPRDFRLKETGH from the coding sequence ATGAACATCCTGCTTGTCGATGACGAACCACTTGAATTGGAACAAATGGAGTATTTGATCAACAAGAATTTTCCGATGTGGGACATATACAAAGCTCAAGATGCTTCTCAAGCAATGAAAATAGTAAGCCACTCCGATATATTTTTAGCATTTTTGGATATCCAATTACCAGGTAAAACCGGACTTGAACTGGCCAAAGAATTGAAAGCCGTTTCCGATGCGGATATTGTCATGGTAACGGCTTATCAAAGCTTTGAATATGCTCATACAGCACTGCGGTTAGGGGTTGTCGATTACATTACAAAGCCAGTAATCGAAGAAGATTTAGTAAAAGTATTAAATAATTACTCACAACTCACCCATTACTCACACCAAATTCAACAATCGATTAAACTAATTCATCAAAATTATGAAGAAAAAATTACATTGCATTTTTTAGCAACAAAAATTCATATCAACCCCGCTTACTTAAGCCGAAAATTCCAAGAAGAAGTTGGCGTTGGATTTTCTGAATACGTAAATAATTACCGCTTAATGATGGCTAAAAAGATGTTAATCGATCGACCAGAAGCCAGCATCGGAGAAGTTTCCGAAAAATGTGGATTTAATAGCCAGCATTACTTCAGCCAGATGTTTCGAAAAGAGACTGGATTATCACCTAGAGACTTTCGACTAAAGGAGACCGGGCATTGA
- a CDS encoding ankyrin repeat domain-containing protein, translating into MTIDFNDKSLLSASASGDLEQVRMLLDKKVSIQYKDEFGQTALMQSVLSNHFAITEFLLKEGSNPNHKDSTGLSPFIAAGANGFSASLKLMTRYSADVNSVNRFGGTALLPSSEKGYVKTVQYCLEAGVPVNHINKLGWTALHEAVVLGDGGHLYALVIRLLLEAGADFQIKDRQGLSSHDHAQMRDQTRIIELFKNGASDDTPLENKLFFLYKKEAYDEALNVIENALSAGENLNKLSFWKGLILQEIKEFNRAIAAYSKGIRDDKQFYFYIANCYRLMGKAEEALQTFDKATKENPETSFFQYHKSNYLREIGRHLEAIVVMDQLLENSSNRTDYLFHKANSLRALEKHNEAIQAMNIAIHYDASSDLFKEHKNLSIKLIKVSKKN; encoded by the coding sequence ATGACGATAGATTTTAACGATAAAAGCCTCTTGTCAGCAAGTGCCTCGGGAGATTTAGAACAAGTCAGAATGTTGCTAGATAAAAAGGTCAGTATTCAATACAAAGATGAATTTGGTCAAACTGCATTGATGCAGTCTGTTTTGTCTAATCACTTTGCAATAACTGAATTTCTGTTAAAAGAAGGAAGTAATCCGAATCATAAAGACTCTACAGGATTAAGTCCGTTCATTGCAGCAGGAGCCAACGGTTTTTCGGCTTCACTAAAGTTGATGACGCGATATAGTGCAGATGTCAATAGCGTGAATCGCTTTGGAGGAACAGCATTGCTGCCATCTAGCGAAAAAGGCTATGTCAAAACAGTTCAATACTGTTTGGAGGCGGGGGTTCCAGTAAATCATATAAACAAACTCGGCTGGACCGCCCTCCATGAAGCGGTTGTTTTAGGTGACGGGGGTCATTTGTATGCACTCGTCATTCGATTGCTACTAGAAGCAGGTGCCGATTTTCAAATTAAAGATCGACAAGGTTTAAGTTCTCATGACCACGCTCAAATGAGAGATCAAACCAGAATAATCGAGCTTTTTAAAAATGGTGCATCAGATGATACACCATTAGAAAACAAATTGTTTTTTCTATATAAAAAAGAAGCCTATGATGAGGCATTGAATGTCATTGAAAATGCTTTATCTGCTGGCGAAAACCTTAATAAGCTTTCTTTTTGGAAAGGGTTAATACTCCAGGAAATAAAAGAGTTTAATCGTGCAATCGCTGCTTACAGTAAGGGCATAAGAGACGATAAGCAGTTTTATTTCTATATAGCAAATTGCTATCGGTTAATGGGGAAAGCAGAGGAAGCATTACAGACGTTTGATAAAGCAACCAAAGAAAATCCGGAAACCTCATTTTTTCAATATCACAAATCTAATTATTTAAGAGAGATTGGTAGGCACCTTGAGGCAATAGTAGTAATGGATCAGCTATTAGAGAATTCGTCGAATCGGACCGACTATCTATTTCATAAAGCGAATAGTTTACGAGCTTTAGAAAAGCATAATGAGGCAATCCAAGCAATGAATATAGCAATTCATTACGATGCTAGTAGTGATCTGTTTAAAGAGCATAAAAATCTTTCAATTAAATTGATAAAAGTAAGTAAGAAAAATTAA
- a CDS encoding ABC transporter ATP-binding protein encodes MEPRETILEVKNLKTYFHTKRGVSKAVDGIDFSLKKGETLGIVGESGCGKSITSLSILRLIPTPPGKIEGGEVLFKGRDLVTLSDNEMRKIRGNEISMIFQEPMTSLNPVIPVGEQIAEAIRLHQKMNKKEARAKAIDMLKLVGIPSPEKRAKQEPFQLSGGMRQRVMIAMALSCNPEVLIADEPTTALDVTIQAQILELIKDLQTKLGMGVIMITHDLGVVAETCNKVAVMYAGNIVEYAPTQNLFDEPKHPYTRGLLASLPKIDEDKEELYTIEGSVPSSYSMPEGCRFASRCPFAEAMCHQKQPELLEHQDGSKVRCWMYSNEWTGEKLQEEVFS; translated from the coding sequence ATGGAACCACGTGAAACTATTTTAGAAGTTAAAAATTTAAAAACTTATTTCCATACAAAGCGCGGCGTTAGTAAAGCCGTAGATGGTATCGACTTTTCTCTTAAAAAGGGAGAAACTTTGGGGATTGTAGGTGAGTCTGGTTGCGGTAAAAGTATTACGTCACTATCGATTCTTCGATTAATCCCAACTCCCCCAGGAAAAATTGAAGGCGGCGAAGTTTTGTTCAAAGGAAGAGATTTAGTAACTCTTTCAGACAATGAAATGCGCAAAATTCGTGGCAATGAAATTTCGATGATTTTTCAAGAACCTATGACTTCTCTAAATCCTGTAATTCCTGTCGGCGAACAAATTGCAGAGGCTATTCGCCTTCACCAGAAAATGAATAAAAAAGAAGCACGTGCGAAAGCTATCGATATGTTGAAGTTAGTCGGGATTCCTTCTCCTGAAAAACGTGCGAAACAAGAGCCTTTTCAATTGAGCGGTGGAATGCGGCAGCGTGTCATGATCGCTATGGCACTTTCTTGTAATCCCGAAGTGCTGATTGCAGATGAACCAACAACGGCTCTAGATGTAACAATTCAAGCTCAAATTTTGGAACTGATTAAAGATTTACAAACAAAACTAGGCATGGGCGTCATCATGATTACTCACGACCTGGGTGTAGTCGCAGAGACATGTAATAAAGTCGCAGTCATGTACGCAGGGAATATCGTAGAATATGCACCTACGCAAAATCTTTTTGATGAACCTAAGCACCCTTATACACGGGGGCTTTTAGCATCTCTACCAAAAATTGATGAAGACAAAGAAGAACTTTACACAATTGAAGGCAGCGTGCCAAGTTCTTACAGCATGCCTGAAGGATGTCGCTTCGCATCCCGTTGCCCGTTCGCAGAAGCCATGTGCCATCAGAAACAACCTGAACTTCTTGAACACCAAGATGGTTCGAAAGTTCGCTGCTGGATGTACTCAAACGAATGGACAGGTGAAAAACTACAAGAGGAGGTATTCAGCTAA
- a CDS encoding ABC transporter ATP-binding protein, with protein sequence MQIIEEKKVLLEVSNLKQYFSVKKDSIFQPKAYVKAVDDISFVVNEGETLSIVGESGCGKSTTGRAILRLDEPTDGKVLYAGKNIVDLTKQEMRELRGDLQVIFQDPFASLNPRQTVKQILREAMTIQKSVEKQLQHDRMIELLNLVGLPGEALNRYPHEFSGGQRQRIGIARALAVDPKLIICDEAVSALDVSIQAQILNLLKKLQKQFKLTYLFISHDLSVVRYISDRVMVMYLGKIVEISDKKDLFEVPLHPYTKALLSSIPVPNPAVKNERILLKGDVPSPINPPSGCRFHTRCPFATDRCKSEEPALRELRSNHFVSCHYAEELLG encoded by the coding sequence ATGCAAATAATCGAAGAGAAAAAAGTCTTATTGGAAGTTTCTAATTTAAAACAATACTTCTCTGTAAAGAAAGATTCTATTTTTCAGCCAAAAGCATATGTTAAAGCAGTTGATGATATTTCTTTTGTCGTAAACGAAGGGGAAACGCTGAGCATTGTAGGGGAATCCGGTTGCGGAAAATCGACAACGGGTCGTGCGATTTTAAGACTTGATGAGCCAACAGATGGTAAGGTTTTATATGCAGGAAAAAATATTGTGGATTTGACCAAACAGGAAATGCGCGAACTGCGGGGTGACTTGCAAGTAATTTTCCAAGATCCGTTTGCTTCGCTAAATCCAAGGCAAACAGTTAAACAAATTCTTCGAGAAGCCATGACTATTCAAAAATCTGTCGAAAAACAATTACAACATGATAGAATGATTGAATTATTAAACTTGGTTGGTCTCCCAGGCGAAGCATTGAACCGTTACCCCCACGAATTTAGTGGGGGTCAGCGCCAACGAATCGGAATTGCACGCGCTCTTGCAGTCGACCCGAAACTAATCATTTGCGATGAAGCTGTATCAGCACTCGATGTCTCTATTCAAGCTCAAATTTTAAACTTGTTGAAAAAATTACAGAAGCAATTTAAGCTGACCTACCTCTTCATCTCACATGATTTAAGTGTCGTACGATATATTTCTGATCGTGTGATGGTCATGTACTTAGGAAAAATCGTAGAAATCTCAGACAAAAAAGATTTATTTGAGGTTCCTCTACACCCATATACGAAAGCTTTGTTGTCTTCAATTCCTGTACCAAATCCAGCCGTCAAGAATGAACGAATCTTGTTAAAAGGTGATGTTCCGTCTCCAATTAACCCGCCAAGTGGTTGTCGTTTTCATACACGTTGCCCTTTTGCTACAGATCGGTGCAAATCTGAAGAGCCTGCTTTAAGAGAATTGCGTTCTAACCATTTTGTTAGCTGCCATTATGCTGAGGAACTATTAGGATAA
- the nikB gene encoding nickel ABC transporter permease encodes MLMFILRRLFQTIPVIFGVTIVVFIIMQLVPGDPAVLLAGEGATQETIEALRTQLGLNQPLYAQYIDYVTNIFRGDLGTSLKNNQPVLDEIMLRLPITLELAIFSTIITIVLGMAAGIISAVKPYSIIDTVVMVIALLGISLPSFWFGLMLMYGFSVKLQIFPVAGWDSLAHIVLPAFTLGAGGAAIVARMTRSSMLEVIRQDYIRTARAKGVKERVIVYKHALRNALIPVITVIGLQFGALLGGTVLVESIFAINGLGRMIVDSIRMRDLPMVQGGVLVASLVFVAVNLLVDVLYRFFNKRIELN; translated from the coding sequence ATGCTCATGTTCATTTTAAGACGTCTATTCCAAACAATTCCCGTCATCTTCGGAGTGACGATCGTAGTATTCATCATCATGCAGCTTGTTCCCGGTGACCCAGCAGTCCTGTTAGCTGGTGAAGGTGCCACACAAGAAACAATTGAAGCGCTTCGAACACAACTTGGTCTTAACCAACCCTTGTACGCCCAGTACATTGACTATGTCACCAATATATTCCGCGGTGACCTTGGAACTTCTTTAAAGAACAATCAACCAGTACTTGATGAAATTATGTTACGACTGCCGATTACACTGGAATTGGCCATCTTTAGTACAATCATCACGATTGTTCTTGGAATGGCTGCTGGCATCATTTCAGCGGTAAAACCTTACTCCATTATCGATACGGTTGTAATGGTTATCGCCCTTCTAGGAATTTCTTTACCGAGCTTTTGGTTCGGTTTGATGCTGATGTACGGATTCTCCGTAAAGCTTCAAATATTCCCGGTAGCCGGTTGGGATAGTCTAGCGCACATTGTCTTACCTGCTTTCACACTCGGTGCAGGTGGTGCAGCTATCGTTGCGCGAATGACTCGTTCAAGTATGCTTGAGGTTATTCGTCAAGATTATATTCGGACTGCTCGAGCAAAAGGCGTGAAAGAACGCGTCATTGTTTACAAACACGCCTTACGAAATGCCTTGATCCCCGTTATTACAGTTATCGGTCTTCAGTTCGGAGCGTTACTGGGTGGGACAGTACTCGTTGAATCTATTTTTGCTATCAATGGACTTGGACGAATGATTGTCGATTCAATCAGAATGCGTGACTTACCAATGGTTCAAGGTGGCGTACTGGTCGCTTCCTTAGTCTTCGTAGCCGTCAATTTACTAGTAGATGTTTTGTATAGATTCTTTAATAAACGGATTGAACTAAACTAA